In Trifolium pratense cultivar HEN17-A07 linkage group LG7, ARS_RC_1.1, whole genome shotgun sequence, a genomic segment contains:
- the LOC123894272 gene encoding uncharacterized protein LOC123894272, producing the protein MSSWLARSLANSLRLDDVDNIENDIVTDSSTTTSPTNQHQQHQHNNNALRSQLEQYNDEDDETQGRGGGSVKEDLDEIKQTLTRQFWGMASFLAPPPPPTISNQQVDDAVISNQSSDVENGIVRRDDPDPNLNTFGSDSEGEREQELDIQCAVGITDEVLTFAMNIAMHPETWLDFPIDEEDDTHDFYMSDVQRDHAVVVERLAPRLAALRIELCPCHMSESYFWKVYFVLLHSRLNKQDSEILSTPQVMAARAMWMQELQKQTKPEFELYGRSYLYSRDNAQHHDSTPSLLDDTYSDDMPHQTYGYRTTSSSVVADNESEKYTVESFGSHFYDKSVTEQNPIIKTEKKDLKSGRPSQIIIQDHDDDGDDDWPEDDSGYGGITLPIVNEEDISFSDLEDDDYGIKHVNTNSSSKVV; encoded by the exons ATGTCATCATGGCTCGCTCGTTCCCTTGCAAATTCTCTTCGACTCGATGACGTCGACAACATTGAAAACGACATCGTAACCGATTCCTCAACCACCACCTCACCCACaaatcaacatcaacaacaccAACACAATAATAATGCTCTTAGATCACAATTAGAACAATATAATGATGAAGACGATGAAACGCAAGGTCGTGGTGGTGGTAGTGTTAAAGAAGACCTCGACGAAATCAAACAAACCCTAACCCGCCAATTTTGGGGTATGGCTTCATTTCtcgctcctcctcctcctccaactATTTCGAATCAACAAGTTGATGATGCTGTAATTTCGAATCAATCTTCGGATGTGGAAAATGGTATTGTCCGTAGGGATGATCCTGACCCGAATTTGAATACATTTGGATCCGATTCGGAAGGGGAAAGAGAACAGGAGCTTGATATTCAATGCGCGGTTGGAATTACGGACGAGGTCCTCACTTTTGCAATGAATATCGCAATGCATCCTGAGACTTGGTTGGATTTTCCTATTGATGAGGAAGATGATACACATG ATTTTTACATGTCCGACGTCCAACGAGATCATGCTGTGGTTGTTGAAAGACTTGCTCCGAGATTAGCTGCGCTCAGAATTGAACTTTGCCCTTGCCATATGAGTGAAAGTTACTTCTGGAAGGTCTATTTTGTACTTTTGCATTCAAGGCTTAATAAACAAGATTCAGAGATTTTGTCTACACCCCAG GTCATGGCAGCCAGAGCTATGTGGATGCAGGAATTGCAGAAACAAACTAAGCCTGAATTTGAACTTTACGGAAGAAGTTATCTCTACTCAAGAGACAATGCTCAGCATCATGATTCTACTCCCAGCTTATTAGATGACACCTATTCTGATGACATGCCTCATCAAACATATGGATATAGAACAACCTCTTCCTCTGTGGTGGCAGATAATGAGTCTGAGAAGTACACAGTCGAAAGTTTTGGATCACATTTCTATGATAAGTCAGTTACTGAGCAAAATCCAATCATTAAAACTGAAAAAAAGGATCTAAAAAGTGGTCGACCatctcaaattattattcaGGACCATGATGACGACGGAGATGATGATTGGCCAGAAGATGATTCTGGATATGGAGGAATAACACTCCCTATTGTTAATGAAGAAGACATATCTTTCAGCGATCTTGAGGATGATGATTATGGCATTAAGCATGTTAATACCAATTCAAGTTCAAAGGTGGTATAA